Proteins encoded by one window of Salvia splendens isolate huo1 chromosome 5, SspV2, whole genome shotgun sequence:
- the LOC121805552 gene encoding ubiquitin-conjugating enzyme E2 36-like, with protein MANTNLPRRIIKETQRLLSEPAPGISASPSEDNMRYFNVMILGPTQSPYEGGVFKLELFLPEEYPMAAPKVRFLTKIYHPNIDKLGRICLDILKDKWSPALQIRTVLLSIQALLSAPNPDDPLSENIAKHWKSNEVEAVETAKEWTRLYATGA; from the exons ATGGCCAACACCAATCTTCCGCGTAGAATTATCAAG GAGACGCAGCGGCTTCTGAGCGAACCAG CACCAGGAATAAGTGCTTCTCCTTCAGAAGACAACATGCGATACTTCAATGTTATGATTCTTGGACCAACACAGTCTCCTTATGAAG GAGGAGTCTTTAAGCTCGAGTTATTTTTACCAGAGGAATACCCAATGGCTGCTCCAAAG GTTCGCTTTCTCACTAAGATTTACCACCCTAACATTGATAAG CTTGGAAGGATATGCCTGGATATTCTCAAGGACAAATGGAGTCCTGCTCTTCAAATTAGAACTGTGCTTTTGAG CATTCAAGCACTTCTGAGTGCTCCCAATCCTGATGACCCACTCTCTGAAAACATTGCCAAGCATTGGAAATCAAATGAGGTTGAAGCTGTTGAAACGG CTAAAGAGTGGACGCGCTTGTATGCAACTGGTGCTTGA